A genomic window from Camelina sativa cultivar DH55 chromosome 2, Cs, whole genome shotgun sequence includes:
- the LOC104748941 gene encoding uncharacterized protein LOC104748941, whose translation MAQWMTEFRPISLCNVCYKIISKVLCFRLKRFLPSLVSETQSAFVSGRLITDNILVAQEMFHGLNTNPRCKSEFLAFKTDMSKAYDRVEWDFLEAVMVKLGFDRKWISWIMWCVSSVSYQVLLNGQPRGYIKPQRGLRQGDPLSPYLFILCTEVLIANIKKAEREHRISGIKIARDCPTISHLLFADDSLFFCKADPAKCSTVMDIISDYGRASGQEVNLEKSSIMFGKKVPTEVRTQLKGVMGISSEGGMGSYLGIPEDLQGSKTKAFRYVSDRLDDRVNGWSAKILSKGGKEVMIKSVALALPTHVMSCYKLPTELTSRLTSVIAKFWWKSNDKERGLHWVAWDRLCKDKSEGGLGFRALEQFNDAMLAKQYWQLIHYPSSLMARVLRGRYFWNSHPLQAKKPYSPSFAWWSIFSTKGLVEHGSRWAIGLGCNVSVWRDPWIPDIQPRSANGRGRQLLPSLMVNHLINPYTKEWHMPILEEFFDPVDIQIILSMEVSKSFKSDKLIWHFTKSGKYSVKSGYRLARDLINEVEIGPTCTSLRAQVWKLQVPPKIQHFFWQIASGTLPVLERLAHQGVRCDPLCTRCGLAVETINHALFECSRLRRIWDLSPVDLCTDGFPFASIYSNLDFLFWRASSQSAVPDIGFHLPWIVWSIWKDRNKKVYQGFEAEPGDVLTHATSDKLLWEELLWEEVRSSLSTSTEPLTLEDQTPAPRCQIDGSWKASDPLEGLGWWFCNSEDVTQLLGARSQRRGPSPLHSDLHALIWAMASILASGVNCQYFETDCAELVAMVQSPDDWPAFSTLLDEFSLLRSSFPSFMLSRISRSSNVRADCLARSSRLLLTASSFDVEGDSEVDVASTDTEQHRLMQPSSSIDRCTAIVDQHTPRPALLSPQVPPASEQAYKPKVPIPKPRRSKKEIEKARSSDEDPIIELHGDSTELKPVEKVSKQAVKLKDWRHKRKPPIPQSLPGHVPHILGKPHAPKASTTP comes from the exons ATGGCTCAATGGATGACGGAGTTTAGGCCAATTAGTCTTTGTAATGTGTGctataagattatttctaaGGTTCTTTGTTTCAGACTTAAGCGGTTTCTTCCATCCCTTGTTTCTGAAACCCAATCGGCTTTCGTTTCTGGACGTTTAATTACCGATAATATCCTGGTGGCtcaggaaatgtttcatggcTTAAATACTAATCCACGGTGTAAATCAGAGTTTCTAGCTTTCAAGACGGACATGAGTAAGGCATACGACCGTGTTGAGTGGGATTTTTTGGAAGCGGTAATGGTTAAGCTGGGTTTCGATAGGAAATGGATttcttggattatgtggtgtgtttcttcaGTCTCGTATCAAGTCCTCCTAAATGGTCAACCCAGAGGTTATATCAAACCTCAGAGGGGTCTACGTCAGGGAgatcctttatctccttatcTGTTTATACTGTGTACTGAGGTCTTAATTGCCAATATTAAAAAGGCCGAACGGGAGCATAGGATTTCGGGTATTAAGATAGCTCGGGATTGTCCTACTATCTCACATCTcttgtttgctgatgatagctTATTTTTCTGTAAGGCTGACCCTGCTAAATGTAGTACGGTTATGGATATTATAAGTGATTATGGACGAGCTTCGGGCCAGGAGGTAAATTTGGAGAAATCATCCATTATGTTTGGCAAAAAAGTACCCACTGAAGTAAGGACTCAATTGAAAGGTGTAATGGGTATTTCCAGTGAGGGTGGTATGGGTTCGTATTTGGGTATTCCAGAGGACCTCCAGGGTTCTAAAACAAAGGCTTTCCGTTACGTTAGTGACCGTTTGGATGATCGTGTGAATGGTTGGTCCGCAAAAATTCTATCTAAGGGAGGAAAGGAGGTAATGATTAAGTCGGTAGCTCTGGCTCTTCCAACTCATGTTATGTCTTGCTACAAGTTACCAACAGAGTTAACGTCTCGTTTAACAAGTGTTATCGCAAAGTTTTGGTGGAAGTCTAATGATAAGGAACGAGGTTTGCACTGGGTGGCGTGGGATAGATTATGTAAGGACAAAAGTGAAGGCGGCTTGGGCTTTCGCGCACTGGAACAATTCAATGATGCTATGTTGGCCAAACAATATTGGCAGTTAATTCATTATCCATCGTCTCTGATGGCTCGAGTGTTGCGAGGTAGATATTTTTGGAATTCACATCCTTTACAGGCTAAGAAACCTTATTCCCCCTCATTTGCTTGGTGGAGCATCTTCTCAACTAAGGGTTTGGTAGAACATGGTTCTCGATGGGCGATTGGTTTGGGTTGTAATGTCTCAGTGTGGCGGGATCCATGGATTCCAGATATTCAACCGAGATCAGCAAATGGTCGAGGTCGGCAGTTACTTCCCAGTCTAATGGTCAACCATTTGATTAATCCATACACGAAGGAATGGCATATGCCAATTCTAGAGGAGTTTTTTGATCCGGTAGATATTCAAATCATTTTATCTATGGAGGTTAGTAAATCGTTTAAATCGGATAAACTGATCTGGCATTTTACTAAATCTGGGAAATATTCGGTAAAATCTGGCTACCGTCTCGCCCGTGATTTAATAAATGAGGTAGAGATTGGGCCGACGTGCACATCTCTTAGGGCTCAGGTTTGGAAACTTCAGGTTCCCCCAAAGATTCAGCATTTCTTCTGGCAGATTGCTTCCGGCACTCTTCCCGTGTTGGAGCGTTTGGCTCATCAGGGTGTTCGGTGTGATCCTCTATGTACGCGTTGTGGCTTGGCAGTGGAGACTATcaatcatgctctttttgaaTGTTCCCGTTTGCGGCGGATTTGGGATTTATCCCCGGTAGATTTATGCACTGATGGATTCCCCTTTGCTTCTATTTATTCAaatcttgattttcttttttggaggGCGTCGTCCCAGTCGGCTGTCCCGGATATTGGTTTTCACCTACCATGGATTGTCTGGTctatttggaaagataggaataaaaaagtctATCAGGGTTTCGAGGCAGAACCAGGTGATGTTCTGACCCATGCGACTTCTGATAAGTTGTTATGGGAGGAA TTGTTATGGGAGGAAGTAAGATCCTCTCTTTCAACCTCGACTGAGCCTCTTACCTTGGAGGATCAGACCCCCGCTCCCCGGTGTCAGattgatggatcttggaaggcatCAGATCCCTTGGAAGGCTTAGGCTGGTGGTTTTGCAATAGTGAGGATGTAACGCAGTTattgggagcacggagtcagcGTCGTGGCCCTTCACCTCTTCATTCGGACCTTCATgctttgatttgggcgatggcTTCCATTTTAGCCTCAGGCGTTAACTGTCAGTAtttcgagacggattgtgctgaactagtggcgatggtgcagtctCCCGATGATTGGCCCGCTTTCTCCACCCTGCTAGATGAGTTTAGTCTACTTCGCTCCTCCTTCCCATCCTTCATGCTTTCGAGGATATCGCGCAGCTCTAACGTGCGGGCTGATTGCCTTGCTCGCTCTTCGAGATTGTTACTTacagcttcttctttt GACGTAGAAGGTGATTCGGAAGTGgatgttgcatcgaccgatacagagcagcatcgattgatgcaacCATCatctagcatcgatcgatgcaccgCCATTGTCGATCAACACACCCCACGACCAGCTCTGCTTTCTCCTCAAGTTCCACCTGCTTCAGAGCAAGCttataagcctaaggttcctattcctaagcctaggaggtctaagAAGGAGATTGAAaaagctagat CTTCTGATGAAGATCCGATCATTGAGCTTCATGGAGACAGTACTGAGTTGAAGCCTGTTGAGAAAGTGAGCAAACAAGCAGTTAAGCTTaaagattgga